The following proteins come from a genomic window of Desulfobacteraceae bacterium:
- a CDS encoding type II secretion system protein M yields MTLGIQLNKREKTVVSAVAAGVCLLALWYFAVAPFLSKRQQLRRAIAARTQSLAEIRALQAEYEALRRQGALFEKEFARREKSFTLFSFLDRLAGESGIKANITYMKPSSVDQPDGPYKLSLVEMKLQGVNLEQLSGYLYRIETSPNLVAVKRLSVTKTGKAAEMLTAVLQVETLEI; encoded by the coding sequence ATGACTTTGGGGATTCAGCTCAACAAGCGCGAAAAGACCGTCGTCTCGGCGGTTGCGGCGGGGGTTTGCCTGCTGGCGCTGTGGTACTTCGCGGTGGCGCCTTTTCTCAGCAAGCGTCAGCAGCTGCGGCGCGCCATTGCCGCCAGGACCCAGAGCCTGGCGGAGATCCGCGCCCTGCAGGCCGAGTATGAAGCCCTGCGTCGGCAGGGGGCGCTTTTTGAAAAGGAGTTCGCCCGGCGCGAGAAGTCCTTCACACTCTTTTCCTTCCTGGACCGGCTGGCCGGGGAGAGCGGCATCAAGGCCAACATCACCTACATGAAGCCCTCCAGCGTCGATCAGCCGGACGGCCCCTACAAGCTTTCGCTGGTGGAGATGAAGCTCCAGGGGGTCAACCTGGAGCAGCTGAGCGGGTATCTTTACCGCATCGAAACCTCGCCCAACCTGGTGGCGGTCAAACGGCTCTCGGTCACCAAGACCGGCAAGGCCGCCGAAATGCTGACGGCCGTCTTGCAGGTGGAGACGTTGGAAATTTGA
- the gspL gene encoding type II secretion system protein GspL — protein sequence MSKTILGLDIRRDGVSAVVLKSGLKGAQLMGFAAAALAPAEDSAEALTRALAEIGEKLDIAGSDCIAGLPDGLVSYRNLTLPFTEERKIRQVLPFELEASLPFSVDQAVMDFYRVHTAEQTRLLAGVVHGDQLGESLAALAAAGLAPEAVSAGGFAVARCLVERAGADDHLLLIDIGAGQGQVTALMAGKLHLIYPFSTGDGVSAGDIGSHVGRALAALEGLSPEDFRPARALLTGACSAGTALQAEIAAELGIPVAPLDLGQNVAGLLPEAASEDWQACRFDRALALALAGTGGRAVLNFRRGAFAPRRKWVEHRTTLMRLGALALVVLLLGAANLGLEVYRLNQRRSALDAEITAIFRATFPEVTRVVDPLQQMRVKLADLKKTLFLPGDGTDIPRNIDILYALSTLIPAETDIELTQLLIGPDSVLLSGSTDTFNTVDDIKNRLEGQAGFKGVTISSATMEKSDNRIRFKLKVQL from the coding sequence ATGAGCAAAACGATTCTCGGGCTCGATATCCGCCGCGACGGCGTTTCCGCCGTTGTGCTCAAAAGCGGGCTGAAAGGCGCGCAGCTGATGGGTTTTGCGGCCGCAGCGCTGGCGCCGGCGGAAGATTCGGCCGAGGCCCTGACCCGCGCCCTGGCCGAGATCGGCGAAAAGTTGGACATCGCCGGCAGCGACTGCATCGCCGGCCTGCCCGACGGGCTCGTTTCCTATCGTAACCTCACCCTGCCGTTTACCGAAGAGCGCAAAATTCGGCAGGTCCTGCCGTTTGAACTCGAGGCCAGCCTGCCATTTTCGGTGGACCAGGCCGTGATGGACTTCTACCGGGTGCACACCGCCGAGCAGACCCGCCTGCTGGCCGGCGTGGTGCACGGCGACCAGCTGGGCGAGAGCCTGGCGGCCCTGGCGGCCGCCGGTCTGGCGCCCGAAGCCGTGAGCGCCGGCGGGTTTGCGGTGGCCCGCTGCCTCGTCGAGCGGGCAGGCGCCGACGACCATCTGCTGCTGATCGATATCGGCGCCGGGCAGGGTCAGGTGACCGCCCTGATGGCCGGTAAACTCCACCTGATCTATCCCTTCAGCACCGGCGACGGTGTTTCCGCCGGGGATATCGGCAGCCATGTGGGGCGGGCGCTGGCGGCGCTGGAAGGCCTCAGCCCGGAGGACTTCCGTCCGGCGCGGGCGCTGCTGACCGGTGCCTGCAGCGCCGGGACGGCCCTGCAGGCGGAGATCGCCGCGGAGCTTGGCATCCCGGTGGCGCCGCTGGATCTGGGGCAAAACGTAGCCGGACTGCTGCCGGAAGCGGCCAGCGAAGACTGGCAGGCATGCCGTTTTGACCGGGCCCTGGCGCTGGCCCTGGCGGGCACCGGCGGCAGGGCGGTCCTCAATTTCCGCCGGGGGGCCTTTGCGCCCCGCAGAAAGTGGGTCGAACACCGCACCACCCTGATGCGGCTGGGGGCCTTGGCCTTGGTTGTCCTGCTGCTGGGGGCCGCGAATCTCGGGCTGGAGGTCTATCGTCTGAACCAGCGGCGCAGCGCTCTGGATGCGGAAATCACCGCCATCTTCCGGGCCACCTTCCCCGAGGTCACCCGGGTCGTCGATCCGCTGCAGCAGATGCGGGTGAAGCTCGCCGATCTGAAAAAAACGCTTTTTCTTCCGGGAGACGGCACCGATATACCGCGCAACATCGATATTCTCTACGCTCTCAGCACGCTGATTCCGGCCGAAACCGACATCGAGCTGACCCAGCTGCTGATCGGCCCCGACAGCGTGCTCCTTTCCGGCAGCACCGACACCTTCAACACCGTTGACGACATCAAAAACCGGCTGGAGGGGCAGGCCGGCTTCAAGGGGGTCACCATCAGTTCGGCCACCATGGAAAAGAGTGACAACCGCATACGGTTCAAACTTAAAGTTCAACTTTGA
- a CDS encoding general secretion pathway protein GspK: MSPFGARPRRRWSGFAGERGMALLVTLTVITAVVTAGLELNRRMRATVIAAAAGRDRFAAEQAAVAGVHAAMALLIKDKLETRADSIQEDWASPEKLAEALQEIPFDEGRVTLEISDERARIQVNALVVQPGGRDFNPEQEMLLDRFLRPIIAEYAALEVKDPVFEELNLTTTIISALKDWIDAGDEDATTGLSGAESDYYESLDPPYSARNAPLAGLEELLRVKGVSPDLYYGLGDLPGIAEYLTVHGGPATAQSPGGFDGKVNINTAALPVLRALLPAEYAELAQAIADHRLQADNEMFLHDLSLANWYQSVPGLAGVTLSPGLITVSSDLFRIRSKAVLREVETTVSAVVRREKLPASGRWHCKVLSWRKN; encoded by the coding sequence ATGAGTCCTTTTGGCGCGCGGCCCCGCCGCCGCTGGTCGGGTTTCGCCGGTGAGCGTGGCATGGCGCTGCTGGTGACCCTGACGGTGATCACGGCAGTGGTGACTGCCGGGCTCGAACTCAACCGCCGGATGCGCGCCACGGTGATCGCCGCGGCCGCCGGCCGGGACCGGTTTGCCGCCGAGCAGGCGGCCGTTGCGGGGGTTCACGCCGCCATGGCGCTCCTGATCAAGGACAAGCTGGAAACCCGCGCGGACTCCATCCAGGAGGACTGGGCGAGCCCCGAAAAGCTGGCCGAGGCGCTGCAAGAAATTCCCTTCGACGAGGGCCGGGTAACGCTTGAAATCAGCGATGAGCGCGCCCGCATCCAGGTTAACGCCCTGGTGGTGCAGCCCGGCGGGCGGGACTTCAACCCCGAGCAGGAGATGCTGCTGGACCGCTTCCTGCGGCCGATCATCGCCGAGTACGCGGCCCTGGAGGTCAAGGACCCGGTTTTCGAGGAGCTCAATCTGACCACCACCATCATCAGCGCTCTCAAGGATTGGATCGACGCGGGCGACGAGGACGCCACCACCGGTCTCTCCGGTGCCGAGTCCGACTACTACGAGAGCCTGGATCCACCCTACAGCGCGCGCAACGCCCCGCTGGCCGGGCTCGAAGAGCTGCTGCGGGTCAAGGGCGTGAGCCCCGATCTCTACTATGGTCTTGGAGATCTTCCGGGGATCGCAGAATATCTGACGGTTCACGGCGGCCCGGCGACCGCCCAAAGCCCCGGCGGCTTTGACGGCAAAGTCAACATCAACACCGCCGCCTTGCCGGTTTTGCGGGCGCTTCTGCCGGCCGAATACGCCGAGCTGGCCCAGGCCATCGCCGATCACCGGCTGCAGGCCGACAACGAGATGTTCCTGCACGACCTGTCGCTGGCCAATTGGTATCAGAGCGTTCCCGGTCTGGCCGGCGTGACCCTCTCACCGGGGCTGATCACCGTCTCCAGCGACCTTTTCCGCATCCGGTCCAAGGCCGTCCTGCGGGAGGTAGAGACCACCGTCAGCGCCGTGGTGCGGCGCGAAAAACTCCCCGCAAGCGGCCGCTGGCACTGCAAGGTCTTGAGCTGGCGCAAAAATTAG
- a CDS encoding prepilin-type N-terminal cleavage/methylation domain-containing protein has product MLPAAAGGGFTLLEVLVAIFIFAIVVTTIFGSFNSVFSRGEHIQADAALHEMARRCLDRMASDLGQIHVAQRPAYAPPTASDAADPYRVVGEGVDRGAAALARLRFTSHAHVPLDGSSGGGIARIVYYPAEAPDGSIVLRRSDRLDPAPEFEESPADPVLCENLRAMTCTFFDEAGEAHESWDSDAAETGFATPVAVGVRIEIGDENGGRVFETRVALPVFREKSR; this is encoded by the coding sequence GTGCTGCCCGCTGCGGCCGGCGGCGGCTTCACCCTGCTGGAAGTCCTGGTGGCGATTTTCATTTTCGCCATCGTGGTGACCACCATCTTCGGCTCCTTCAACTCGGTTTTCTCCAGGGGCGAGCACATCCAGGCCGATGCCGCGCTGCACGAGATGGCCAGGCGCTGCCTGGACCGCATGGCCTCCGATCTCGGCCAGATCCACGTCGCCCAGCGGCCGGCTTACGCACCGCCCACCGCCAGCGATGCGGCCGACCCCTACCGGGTGGTGGGGGAGGGGGTCGACCGCGGGGCTGCCGCTCTGGCCCGCCTGCGCTTCACCAGCCACGCCCACGTGCCCCTGGATGGATCCTCCGGGGGCGGCATCGCCCGGATCGTCTACTACCCCGCCGAGGCGCCCGACGGCAGCATAGTGCTGCGGCGCTCGGACCGCCTGGACCCCGCCCCCGAGTTCGAGGAGAGCCCGGCCGACCCGGTCCTCTGCGAAAACCTGCGGGCAATGACCTGTACCTTCTTCGACGAGGCCGGCGAAGCCCACGAAAGCTGGGATTCGGACGCGGCCGAAACCGGGTTCGCCACTCCGGTGGCCGTGGGCGTCAGGATCGAGATCGGCGACGAGAACGGGGGGCGGGTGTTCGAAACCCGGGTGGCGCTGCCGGTCTTCAGGGAGAAAAGCCGATGA
- a CDS encoding prepilin-type N-terminal cleavage/methylation domain-containing protein encodes MREPSPTKPRPGPRCLSAGGFSLLEVLVALMLVAVVLVSVYRLYAQSILMDRIARFDTVAPQLARLKLAELERSDSAELRGGEGDFGADFPGYTWRAGVEASGAEALGSPGRDLMRIDLSVALEGGGLFTLRTYRYYGSDVDIATP; translated from the coding sequence ATGCGCGAACCTTCCCCCACCAAACCACGTCCCGGCCCCCGTTGCCTCTCCGCCGGCGGTTTTTCGCTGCTGGAAGTCCTGGTGGCGCTGATGCTGGTTGCGGTGGTGCTGGTCAGCGTCTACCGCCTCTACGCCCAGTCGATCCTGATGGACCGCATCGCCCGCTTCGATACGGTGGCGCCGCAGCTTGCCCGGCTTAAACTGGCCGAACTGGAGCGCAGCGATTCCGCCGAACTGCGGGGCGGGGAGGGCGATTTCGGTGCGGACTTTCCCGGCTACACCTGGCGCGCCGGCGTCGAGGCCTCCGGCGCCGAGGCCCTGGGAAGCCCCGGCCGGGATTTGATGCGCATCGATCTCAGCGTGGCCTTGGAAGGCGGCGGCCTTTTCACCCTCAGGACCTACCGCTACTATGGCAGTGACGTCGACATCGCCACCCCCTGA
- a CDS encoding type II secretion system GspH family protein: protein MGNPITAGLPGERCGRESGFTLLELVVVMSLLALMLYVAAPRLQNDLLSDGTLRAARWIISQVRTLQQEAVRAQTTFSLHLDMAAGRLWVTHEAMDAALQAAAEDAAYRLPRGVRLQEVAYPGGRQTEGVAVIRFYPQEFSDMALIHIVDDGGREFSFRIEPFLAGVKLFPERVAFE, encoded by the coding sequence TTGGGAAATCCAATAACTGCCGGGCTGCCGGGCGAGCGATGCGGCCGCGAGTCGGGTTTTACCCTGCTGGAACTCGTGGTGGTGATGAGTCTTCTGGCGCTGATGCTCTATGTGGCGGCCCCCCGGCTGCAGAACGACCTTCTGAGCGACGGCACCCTGCGTGCTGCGCGCTGGATCATCTCCCAGGTGCGCACCCTGCAGCAGGAGGCGGTGCGGGCCCAGACCACCTTCAGCCTGCACCTGGACATGGCGGCCGGCCGGCTGTGGGTTACCCACGAGGCCATGGACGCGGCCCTGCAGGCCGCCGCGGAAGATGCCGCTTACCGCCTGCCGCGGGGCGTCCGTCTGCAAGAGGTGGCCTATCCCGGCGGCCGCCAGACGGAGGGCGTGGCCGTCATCCGCTTCTACCCCCAGGAGTTCTCGGACATGGCCCTGATCCACATCGTGGATGACGGTGGCCGCGAGTTTTCCTTTCGCATCGAGCCGTTTTTGGCGGGCGTCAAGCTCTTCCCGGAAAGGGTCGCCTTCGAATAG
- the gspG gene encoding type II secretion system major pseudopilin GspG gives MPRIFRRNLNHKGFTMIELMVVIVILGILAAIIAPRLVGRTDEARITKARVDITNLETALKLYKLDNGVYPTTEQGLQALVEAPETGTTPRNWREGGYLEKNRVPKDPWGNDFVYLSPGVNGDFDLSSYGADGLAGGEGINADVNNWEIQ, from the coding sequence ATGCCAAGGATCTTTCGCCGGAACTTGAACCACAAGGGCTTCACGATGATCGAACTGATGGTGGTGATCGTGATTCTGGGCATCCTGGCGGCCATCATCGCCCCCAGGCTGGTGGGCCGCACCGATGAGGCCCGCATCACCAAGGCCAGGGTGGACATCACCAACCTGGAAACGGCGCTGAAGCTCTACAAGCTGGACAACGGGGTCTACCCCACCACCGAGCAGGGCCTGCAGGCCCTGGTGGAAGCCCCGGAGACCGGCACCACCCCCCGCAACTGGCGGGAGGGCGGCTACCTCGAAAAAAACAGGGTGCCCAAAGACCCCTGGGGCAATGATTTCGTCTACCTTTCCCCCGGCGTCAACGGTGACTTCGACCTCAGCTCTTATGGTGCCGACGGTCTGGCCGGGGGCGAAGGCATCAACGCCGACGTCAACAATTGGGAAATCCAATAA
- the gspF gene encoding type II secretion system inner membrane protein GspF produces MAVFEYSALDASGKKVSGIIDADSAAAARQKLRAARIFPVSVHEARAGEVKPERQPFSFGRRRRRIRPAEAAMLTRQLATLLGAGFPLVPALDTLLSQGRSHTFNRILAQIKDSVVAGSSFAAALARYPGTFSTLFINMVRAGETSGTLEIVLDRLAEIGEKQEELKNRIRSAMTYPLLMLAVGLLVLFFLLTYIVPSITAIFSDMNQVLPAPTRFLIRLSALVQSGWWLLLLFVVGLVVLVRMLGKTAKGRFLIDRTLLRLPAVGALVRKMAVARFSRTLGSLLENGVVLLSALEIVKNVVGNVLLADAVAAAAREVGKGQGLGNALAASRVFPDLPIQMISVGEQSGQLEAMLYKVADVYENEVQATILRMTSLLEPVMILMMGIVVGFIVLAICLPIFEMNTLIR; encoded by the coding sequence ATGGCCGTTTTCGAATACAGTGCGCTGGACGCCAGCGGCAAGAAGGTTTCCGGCATCATCGACGCCGACAGCGCCGCCGCGGCCCGCCAGAAGCTGCGCGCGGCGCGCATTTTTCCGGTCAGCGTGCACGAAGCCAGGGCGGGCGAGGTCAAGCCCGAGCGGCAGCCCTTTTCCTTTGGCCGACGGCGGCGGCGCATCCGACCGGCCGAGGCGGCGATGCTGACCCGGCAGTTGGCCACCCTGTTGGGGGCCGGCTTCCCCCTGGTCCCGGCCCTGGACACCCTGCTCTCCCAGGGCCGTTCGCACACCTTCAACCGCATCCTGGCCCAAATCAAGGATTCGGTGGTCGCCGGGAGCAGCTTCGCCGCGGCGCTGGCCCGCTACCCCGGCACCTTTTCCACGCTCTTCATCAACATGGTGCGGGCTGGTGAGACCTCCGGGACCCTGGAGATCGTTTTAGACCGCCTGGCGGAAATCGGCGAAAAACAGGAGGAGCTCAAAAACCGGATCCGCTCGGCCATGACCTATCCGCTGCTGATGCTGGCCGTGGGGCTTCTGGTGCTCTTTTTTTTGTTGACCTACATCGTCCCCAGCATCACGGCGATTTTTTCCGACATGAACCAGGTGCTGCCGGCGCCCACCCGCTTTCTGATCCGGTTAAGCGCCCTGGTCCAGAGCGGCTGGTGGCTGCTGCTGCTGTTCGTGGTCGGGCTGGTGGTCCTGGTGCGCATGCTGGGCAAGACCGCCAAGGGGCGGTTTCTGATCGACCGCACCCTGCTGCGGCTTCCGGCGGTCGGCGCTCTGGTGCGCAAGATGGCCGTGGCGCGCTTTTCCCGCACCCTGGGCTCGCTGCTGGAAAACGGGGTGGTGCTGCTCTCGGCGCTTGAAATCGTCAAAAATGTCGTGGGCAACGTCCTCCTGGCCGATGCCGTGGCGGCTGCCGCGCGCGAGGTGGGCAAGGGGCAGGGTCTCGGCAACGCCCTGGCCGCCTCCCGGGTCTTTCCCGATCTGCCGATCCAGATGATCAGCGTCGGGGAGCAGAGCGGGCAGCTGGAAGCGATGCTTTACAAGGTTGCCGACGTGTATGAAAACGAGGTCCAGGCGACCATATTGCGGATGACATCACTTTTGGAACCTGTTATGATTTTAATGATGGGCATTGTGGTGGGGTTTATCGTGCTTGCCATCTGCCTGCCGATTTTCGAAATGAACACCCTGATCCGCTGA
- a CDS encoding NTP transferase domain-containing protein has protein sequence MTPTDPTPQDVASIVMAAGRGSRMQGYAGNKTLLPLVAGETPFCGSRPILLHLLAHLPTGPKVLIVNHCKADVIAATRGLPVAYCEQPVLNGTGGAILAALPQIQRLACGRFIITMGDVPFVRSETYARLVQALDANDLVVLGFRPVDRKQYGVLEIEAGRVRRITEWKYWKDYPAERAAALSICNSGIYAVTREALLAYLPVLSSRPQTVHKLVDGRMTAIEEFFITDLIEFMVADGRAVGYLVAEDETETMGIDDLGALEKAQARVKSAL, from the coding sequence ATGACCCCAACAGACCCCACCCCGCAGGATGTGGCATCGATCGTCATGGCGGCCGGGCGCGGCAGCCGGATGCAGGGTTATGCCGGCAACAAGACGCTCTTGCCGCTGGTTGCCGGCGAAACCCCCTTTTGCGGCAGCCGCCCCATCCTGCTGCACCTGCTCGCGCACCTGCCAACAGGCCCCAAGGTGCTGATCGTCAACCATTGCAAGGCGGACGTGATCGCCGCCACCCGCGGCCTGCCGGTGGCCTACTGCGAGCAGCCGGTGCTGAACGGCACCGGCGGCGCCATCCTGGCTGCGCTGCCCCAGATCCAGAGGCTGGCCTGCGGCCGATTCATCATCACCATGGGCGATGTGCCTTTCGTTCGCAGCGAAACCTACGCCCGCCTGGTGCAGGCCCTGGACGCGAACGATCTCGTGGTGCTGGGCTTCCGGCCGGTGGACCGCAAGCAGTACGGGGTGCTGGAGATCGAGGCCGGCAGGGTGCGGCGGATCACCGAGTGGAAGTACTGGAAGGACTACCCGGCCGAGCGGGCGGCGGCGCTATCGATCTGCAATTCGGGGATCTACGCGGTCACCCGGGAGGCCCTGCTGGCCTACCTGCCCGTTCTGTCCTCCCGCCCGCAGACGGTCCACAAGCTGGTCGACGGGCGGATGACGGCCATCGAGGAGTTCTTCATCACCGATCTGATCGAGTTCATGGTGGCCGACGGCCGGGCAGTGGGCTATCTGGTGGCCGAGGATGAAACCGAAACCATGGGCATCGACGATCTGGGGGCCCTGGAAAAGGCCCAGGCACGCGTAAAGAGCGCCCTCTGA
- a CDS encoding mannose-1-phosphate guanylyltransferase/mannose-6-phosphate isomerase has product MIVPVILAGGSGTRLWPLSRALHPKQMLDLVGERTMLQDTVLRLGAYPGLGAPLVVCNQHHRFMAAEQLREIGVTPRAIVLEPVGRNTAPAVAVAAVKATGPGEDPLLLVLPADHFIARVDRLHAALTVAEHFARRDHLITFGVLPRSPETGYGYIRKGQRLVEDGFEALEIAAFVEKPDAATAAAYVASGAYCWNSGMFMFRAGQVLAEMERLAPEMVAACRQAVAEGCEDLDFTRLGEAAFSACPSDSIDYAVMEKTDRGVMVPLDAGWNDLGSWEALWQVGPKDAAQNVIHGDVLVHDVQNSYLKATSRLVAAVGLVDHIVVETADAVLIAPRRRVQEVKALVDTLKACKRPEALVHRRAYRPWGFSEAMVAGPRFEARRIIVKPGGKIVMQEHYHRAEHWVVVSGTALVTRGAETLLIKEDESVYIPLGVCHCLENPGKITLELIEIRTGSYLGEDDIVRHNRPA; this is encoded by the coding sequence ATGATCGTCCCCGTCATCCTGGCCGGCGGCTCCGGCACCCGCCTCTGGCCGCTGTCACGGGCCCTCCACCCCAAGCAGATGCTGGACCTGGTGGGCGAGCGCACCATGCTTCAGGATACCGTCCTGCGGCTTGGCGCCTATCCCGGGCTGGGCGCCCCGCTCGTGGTCTGCAACCAGCACCACCGGTTCATGGCCGCCGAGCAGCTGCGTGAGATCGGCGTGACCCCCAGGGCCATCGTTCTCGAGCCGGTGGGCCGCAACACCGCCCCGGCCGTGGCGGTGGCCGCCGTCAAGGCCACCGGGCCGGGCGAGGACCCGCTGCTGCTGGTGCTGCCGGCCGATCACTTCATCGCCCGGGTGGACCGGCTGCACGCAGCACTGACCGTCGCCGAGCACTTTGCACGCCGCGACCACCTGATCACCTTCGGGGTGCTGCCGCGGTCGCCGGAAACCGGCTACGGCTACATCCGCAAGGGCCAGCGGCTGGTCGAAGACGGCTTCGAGGCGTTGGAAATCGCGGCCTTCGTGGAAAAGCCGGATGCGGCCACCGCCGCGGCCTACGTCGCCTCGGGCGCCTACTGCTGGAACAGCGGGATGTTCATGTTCCGGGCCGGGCAGGTGCTGGCCGAAATGGAGCGGCTGGCGCCCGAGATGGTCGCCGCCTGCCGCCAGGCGGTCGCCGAGGGGTGCGAGGATTTGGATTTCACGCGGCTGGGCGAGGCGGCCTTCAGCGCGTGCCCCAGCGATTCCATCGACTACGCCGTCATGGAAAAGACCGACCGCGGTGTGATGGTGCCGCTGGACGCCGGCTGGAACGACCTGGGCTCGTGGGAGGCCCTCTGGCAGGTGGGCCCCAAGGACGCCGCCCAAAACGTGATCCACGGCGACGTGCTGGTGCACGACGTCCAGAATTCCTATCTCAAGGCCACCAGCCGGCTGGTGGCCGCCGTGGGGCTGGTTGACCACATCGTGGTGGAGACCGCCGATGCCGTGCTGATCGCGCCGCGCCGGCGCGTGCAGGAGGTCAAGGCTTTGGTGGATACCCTAAAGGCCTGCAAACGGCCTGAAGCCCTGGTCCACCGGCGCGCTTACCGGCCCTGGGGCTTTTCGGAAGCCATGGTGGCGGGGCCGCGCTTCGAGGCCAGGCGGATCATCGTCAAGCCCGGCGGCAAAATTGTCATGCAGGAGCATTACCACCGCGCCGAGCACTGGGTGGTGGTGAGCGGCACGGCCCTGGTGACCCGCGGCGCGGAGACGCTCCTGATCAAAGAGGACGAATCGGTCTACATTCCCCTGGGGGTCTGCCACTGCCTGGAAAACCCCGGGAAAATCACCCTGGAGCTGATCGAGATCCGAACCGGGAGCTACCTGGGCGAGGATGATATCGTGCGTCACAACCGGCCCGCCTGA